TGGAAGCGACATTTCCTGATGGTACCAAACTGGTCACCGTGCACAATCCGATTAGCTAGGGGGCAATATGAAACCAGGTGAATATTTTATTCAAGCGGGCAGCATTGACATTAATGCCGGTCGAGAAACGCTGTCGCTGCAGGTGAAAAATGCTGGCGATCGGCCAATTCAGGTGGGTTCGCATTATCACTTTTATGAGACTAATCCGGCCCTGCAATTTACCCGCGAAAAAACACTAGGTTTCCGCCTAAACATTGCATCCGGCACTGCGATTCGTTTTGAACCTGGTCAGGATCGACAGGTAGAGTTAGTTAAATATGCTGGCAAACAGCAGATTTTTGGCTTTCGTGGTGAGGTAATGGGTGCGCTAGCACAAGCCAAGACTGATGT
The genomic region above belongs to Pseudomonadales bacterium and contains:
- a CDS encoding urease subunit beta, encoding MKPGEYFIQAGSIDINAGRETLSLQVKNAGDRPIQVGSHYHFYETNPALQFTREKTLGFRLNIASGTAIRFEPGQDRQVELVKYAGKQQIFGFRGEVMGALAQAKTDV